From the Lathyrus oleraceus cultivar Zhongwan6 chromosome 4, CAAS_Psat_ZW6_1.0, whole genome shotgun sequence genome, one window contains:
- the LOC127074895 gene encoding histone-lysine N-methyltransferase family member SUVH9 yields MDHLLTLETPSPSSHVPPVNANVPVPVHVPSLTPNLTMSHQIPNISPENFRLAPPTTTTMSTEKSFPTLLVPKPEPFDDFLAAQDSQQPHFSPGCEEDDQSDLYNEFYRVSQLFNATFGTSLGPFFATNDSANVGPSVVEDTGNNVCNPDLNLNPNIAVESTDSQSYDNNNNDLAIVVVPEKQEQEATAAVAVARKRASQVMELVRVSDLSMKEHINCREVIRRTRMVYDSLRVLASIEEEKRFAAEVAVMEEERRVAEEKRLAEERRLAEEVAVMEEEMRIGEEKGAAAAGGEVETETPSGKKRRIRIRGDMRAAALMRKSQLWLYRDKRIVGPIPGVYVGDVFLFRMELCVVGLHMQIQAGIDYLPKSRCSNGEPIATSVIVSGGYEDDMELDDGDVIIYTGHGGQEKNSSRQICDQKLVGGNLALERSMHYGIEVRVIRGMKYEGSASGSGKIYVYDGVYRIVECWFDVGKSGFGVYKYKLLRIEGQAKMGSAVLKDAREIRKSGLDFKPMYCLSVDISDKREKVPIRLFNDIDDSQEPLYYQYLPNTSFPPFVFHQSGKATGCECVEACTDGCFCSVKNGGEHPYNLQGLLVRGKPLIFECGPFCSCPPNCRNRVAQKGLKYRLEVFRSTQTGWGVRSLDLIQAGAFICEYTGVVLTREQAQILTMNGDSLIYPNRFSDRWAEWGDLSQIYTEYARPSYPSIPPLDFSLDVSTMRNVACYMSHSSSPNVFVQFVLYDHNNLMFPHVMLYAIENIPPMRELSIDYGVADEWTGKLSICM; encoded by the coding sequence ATGGATCATTTATTAACCCTTGAAACACCTTCTCCTTCATCCCATGTTCCTCCTGTTAACGCTAATGTTCCTGTTCCTGTTCACGTTCCTTCTCTCACTCCCAATCTTACTATGTCTCACCAAATCCCCAACATTTCTCCCGAAAATTTTAGGCTCGCTCCACCCACAACCACCACCATGTCCACCGAAAAATCATTCCCAACCTTACTCGTCCCCAAACCCGAACCCTTTGATGATTTCTTGGCTGCCCAAGATTCACAACAACCCCATTTCTCTCCTGGTTGCGAAGAAGACGATCAATCTGATCTTTACAATGAATTCTATCGGGTTTCGCAGCTCTTCAATGCTACTTTCGGTACATCTCTCGGTCCTTTCTTTGCGACCAACGATTCTGCCAATGTTGGTCCTTCTGTTGTTGAGGATACAGGCAACAACGTTTGTAACCCAGACCTGAATCTGAATCCTAATATAGCTGTGGAATCTACGGATTCTCAGTCGTATGATAACAATAACAATGATCTAGCTATTGTTGTTGTTCCGGAGAAACAAGAACAAGAGGCCACTGCGGCAGTTGCGGTGGCTAGGAAAAGGGCTAGCCAGGTGATGGAGCTCGTGAGGGTTTCAGATCTGAGTATGAAGGAGCATATAAATTGTCGGGAGGTGATTAGGAGGACAAGGATGGTGTATGATTCCCTTCGCGTGTTGGCGAGTATTGAAGAGGAAAAGAGATTTGCTGCGGAAGTTGCTGTTATGGAGGAAGAGAGGAGAGTGGCTGAGGAAAAAAGATTGGCTGAGGAGAGGAGATTGGCGGAAGAAGTTGCGGTTATGGAGGAGGAGATGAGGATAGGTGAGGAGAAGGGTGCTGCGGCTGCAGGGGGGGAGGTGGAAACGGAAACACCGAGTGGAAAAAAGAGGCGCATCCGCATTCGTGGTGATATGAGGGCGGCAGCGTTAATGAGGAAGAGTCAGTTGTGGCTGTATCGAGATAAGAGGATAGTTGGACCGATACCTGGGGTTTATGTTGGTGATGTGTTTCTTTTTAGGATGGAGTTGTGTGTAGTTGGTTTGCATATGCAGATACAAGCTGGAATTGATTATCTACCTAAAAGTCGGTGTTCCAATGGTGAACCAATTGCTACTAGTGTGATTGTTTCGGGTGGATATGAGGATGATATGGAGTTGGATGATGGTGATGTTATAATCTACACTGGCCATGGAGGGCAGGAGAAGAACTCCTCAAGGCAAATCTGTGATCAGAAATTGGTGGGTGGAAACCTTGCTTTGGAAAGGAGTATGCATTATGGGATCGAGGTTAGGGTTATTCGCGGAATGAAGTATGAAGGGAGTGCGTCCGGTTCTGGGAAGATTTATGTTTATGATGGAGTATATAGGATTGTGGAGTGTTGGTTTGATGTAGGAAAATCTGGTTTTGGAGTTTATAAGTATAAGCTTTTGAGAATTGAGGGGCAGGCTAAGATGGGTAGTGCCGTTCTCAAAGATGCTCGGGAAATTAGGAAAAGTGGGTTGGACTTTAAGCCTATGTATTGTCTTTCCGTTGATATTTCGGACAAGAGGGAGAAGGTTCCTATTAGACTTTTTAATGACATAGATGACAGTCAGGAACCTCTTTATTATCAGTATCTCCCGAATACTAGTTTCCCGCCGTTTGTGTTTCATCAGAGTGGGAAAGCTACTGGATGTGAGTGTGTCGAAGCTTGTACTGATGGTTGTTTTTGCTCTGTGAAGAATGGAGGAGAGCATCCTTATAATCTACAGGGGTTGCTTGTGAGAGGAAAGCCTTTGATTTTCGAATGTGGCCCTTTTTGCTCATGTCCTCCCAATTGTCGTAATCGTGTTGCGCAAAAGGGGCTCAAATATAGGTTGGAAGTGTTTAGGTCTACACAGACAGGTTGGGGAGTTAGGTCTCTGGACCTTATTCAGGCCGGAGCATTTATCTGCGAGTATACGGGGGTTGTTTTGACTAGAGAGCAAGCACAAATTTTAACAATGAACGGTGATTCGTTGATATATCCTAATCGGTTTTCAGATAGATGGGCAGAATGGGGGGATTTATCTCAGATATACACTGAATATGCGCGTCCGTCCTATCCATCCATTCCTCCTCTAGATTTTTCTCTGGATGTGTCAACAATGAGAAATGTTGCTTGCTATATGAGCCATAGTTCAAGTCCAAATGTATTTGTTCAGTTTGTTCTGTATGATCACAACAATTTGATGTTTCCTCATGTTATGCTATATGCAATTGAGAACATCCCTCCAATGAGAGAGCTAAGCATTGATTATGGCGTTGCTGATGAGTGGACGGGAAAACTCTCTATATGTATGTAA